In Campylobacter suis, the following proteins share a genomic window:
- a CDS encoding ankyrin repeat domain-containing protein has translation MRVKFIVFLLFLNIAFANHCELLKQNPLEHLKTSEILSEHEFFCDGSVLTLHELQRLFAVTKKIRDENEACVGNAVVSENLSKFGKRVLLASYAHENYLKLLKKPETAEAIKDEQIAFLRYWGYQCFDNFLKFKEFWIAYNEAQTPLVKFYEAKGLDTQSAAFYATSILNDFLDFAVANQLIKGADISPEQKALSDRSSGEEAVLSMLYSKKFSQNELDEILKTALLLNKDTQIIAQILRLSQGLENTNESILFYALGSEQNVEFLLKNGADIRLKNSFGANVLFDAVKLKNEKLVKILINAGADVNQKLIDQNTKSMMAGMGQSLPFYLKFCELEHTAMSLFMHAAATSTAEILEILVESGADVNALDDLGFNALDYAKRVKNSENIKFLEQIGLKANIE, from the coding sequence TTGAGAGTTAAATTTATTGTATTTTTGTTGTTTTTAAATATAGCTTTTGCTAATCACTGCGAACTTTTAAAACAAAATCCACTTGAGCATCTAAAAACAAGCGAAATATTAAGCGAACATGAGTTTTTTTGCGATGGCTCGGTGCTTACACTACATGAACTACAAAGACTTTTTGCAGTAACAAAAAAGATAAGAGATGAAAATGAAGCATGCGTTGGTAACGCTGTTGTAAGTGAAAATTTATCAAAATTTGGTAAGCGAGTTTTGCTTGCTAGCTATGCCCACGAAAACTACCTAAAGCTACTTAAAAAGCCAGAAACTGCCGAGGCTATAAAAGATGAACAAATAGCGTTTTTAAGGTATTGGGGTTATCAGTGTTTTGATAACTTTTTAAAATTTAAAGAGTTTTGGATAGCTTATAATGAGGCGCAAACCCCGCTTGTAAAATTTTATGAAGCAAAGGGGCTTGATACCCAAAGTGCAGCATTTTATGCAACTAGTATTTTAAACGATTTTTTGGATTTCGCAGTTGCAAACCAACTTATAAAAGGTGCTGATATAAGCCCCGAACAAAAAGCCTTAAGCGATAGAAGCAGTGGCGAAGAGGCGGTTTTAAGTATGCTTTATTCAAAAAAATTTAGTCAAAATGAACTTGATGAAATTTTAAAAACAGCACTTCTTTTAAATAAAGATACACAAATCATAGCACAAATTTTAAGACTCTCACAAGGGCTTGAAAATACAAATGAAAGTATACTATTTTACGCTCTGGGTTCTGAACAAAATGTTGAGTTTTTGCTAAAAAATGGCGCTGATATAAGGCTTAAAAACAGCTTTGGAGCCAATGTCTTGTTTGATGCTGTAAAGTTAAAAAATGAAAAATTAGTAAAAATTTTAATTAACGCTGGAGCAGATGTTAATCAAAAATTAATCGATCAAAATACCAAAAGTATGATGGCTGGCATGGGACAAAGTCTGCCGTTTTATCTTAAATTTTGTGAGCTAGAACATACTGCTATGAGCCTTTTTATGCATGCTGCAGCAACTTCAACGGCTGAAATTTTAGAAATTTTAGTTGAAAGTGGCGCTGATGTGAATGCACTTGATGATCTTGGGTTTAATGCACTAGATTATGCAAAAAGAGTAAAAAATAGTGAAAATATAAAATTTTTAGAGCAAATTGGATTAAAAGCAAATATCGAATAA
- a CDS encoding LemA family protein, with product MKILGFIVGALLLLGVLIVPQYNKFPVLDEGVSEKWSQVQNQYKRRADLIPNLVSTVQGYASHEKSVFTEVTEARSRVSNITLDASSLSDPAKVKAFLEAQNSLGGALSRLMAVSENYPQLKADQNFITLQNQLEGTENRISVARKDYITAVKEYNVALRTFPGNLVAKFLHPSLSPKANFEASEAEQSVPTVSFEKK from the coding sequence ATGAAAATTTTAGGCTTTATAGTTGGGGCATTGCTACTTCTTGGCGTGCTTATAGTCCCACAATACAACAAATTCCCAGTACTTGATGAAGGTGTAAGCGAAAAATGGTCGCAGGTGCAAAACCAATACAAAAGAAGAGCTGACCTTATACCAAATTTAGTTTCGACGGTTCAGGGCTATGCAAGCCACGAAAAGAGCGTATTTACCGAAGTTACAGAGGCTAGAAGTAGAGTTTCAAATATCACTTTAGATGCTAGCTCGCTTAGTGATCCAGCCAAAGTAAAAGCATTTTTAGAAGCACAAAATTCACTCGGTGGCGCGCTATCAAGACTAATGGCAGTTAGCGAAAACTATCCACAACTAAAAGCAGACCAAAATTTTATCACTCTACAAAACCAGCTAGAAGGTACCGAAAATCGTATCTCGGTTGCACGCAAAGACTATATAACGGCAGTTAAAGAGTATAATGTCGCACTTCGAACATTTCCTGGCAACTTAGTGGCGAAATTTTTACACCCCAGCCTAAGTCCAAAGGCAAATTTTGAGGCTAGCGAAGCTGAACAAAGCGTACCAACCGTAAGTTTTGAGAAAAAATAG
- the truD gene encoding tRNA pseudouridine(13) synthase TruD, whose amino-acid sequence MSENTIFKPLYALTHAPINAHFSKNSDDFVVREVPLYEASGEGEHLMLHIQKKDLSTQEALRVLSETSGAKMREFGTAGLKDKQGLTVQYITMPAKFESKLSGFSHEKMKILSATRHNNKLRTGHLKGNNFFIRLKKVMPTDAQKLAGALDKINEMGYANYFGYQRFGKFGDNAKSGLEALKGNGVRNVKLNEFLISAFQSDLFNRWLSKRVEMSRFAQDFSVSELCDIYKFDKESAKELKSQKQFFKLLRGEVLGHYPFGKCFLCEDLETEISRFNARDITSCGLLVGAKSYESAGAARQIEDEIFAPAQPYLSKMQGSRRFAWSYLSDLEYKYIPEKAHFQFSFMLQKGSYATVVLEEILHRDIFE is encoded by the coding sequence ATGTCAGAAAACACCATTTTTAAGCCACTTTACGCGCTTACTCACGCGCCGATAAATGCGCATTTTAGCAAAAACTCAGATGATTTTGTCGTGCGAGAGGTGCCGCTATATGAAGCTAGCGGAGAGGGCGAGCATCTTATGCTACATATCCAAAAAAAGGACTTAAGCACACAGGAAGCCTTAAGGGTGCTAAGCGAGACAAGTGGCGCAAAAATGCGTGAGTTTGGCACTGCTGGGCTAAAAGATAAGCAAGGCCTAACCGTGCAATACATCACAATGCCGGCAAAATTTGAGAGCAAACTAAGCGGGTTTAGCCACGAAAAGATGAAAATTTTAAGCGCCACAAGGCATAATAACAAGCTTCGCACAGGACATTTAAAGGGCAACAACTTCTTCATCCGTCTAAAAAAAGTAATGCCAACAGACGCACAAAAGCTAGCTGGGGCGCTTGATAAGATAAATGAGATGGGGTACGCAAACTACTTTGGCTATCAGCGTTTTGGCAAATTTGGCGACAATGCCAAAAGCGGCCTTGAGGCGTTAAAGGGCAACGGTGTGCGAAATGTCAAGCTAAATGAGTTTTTGATCTCTGCTTTTCAGAGCGATCTTTTTAATCGCTGGCTTAGTAAGAGGGTTGAGATGTCGCGATTTGCGCAAGATTTTAGCGTTAGCGAGCTTTGCGATATCTATAAATTTGATAAAGAGAGCGCAAAAGAATTAAAGTCGCAAAAGCAGTTTTTCAAGCTTTTAAGGGGCGAAGTTCTGGGGCATTATCCATTTGGTAAGTGCTTTTTATGCGAGGATTTAGAAACTGAAATTTCACGTTTTAACGCAAGGGATATCACAAGCTGTGGCTTGCTGGTGGGCGCTAAGAGCTATGAAAGCGCGGGAGCAGCAAGGCAGATAGAGGATGAAATTTTTGCACCAGCTCAGCCGTATCTCAGTAAAATGCAAGGCTCTCGCCGCTTTGCGTGGAGCTACTTATCAGACCTAGAGTATAAATACATCCCTGAAAAAGCGCACTTTCAGTTTAGTTTTATGCTTCAAAAAGGCTCTTATGCGACTGTGGTCTTGGAAGAGATACTACATAGAGACATTTTTGAGTAA
- a CDS encoding disulfide bond formation protein DsbA has protein sequence MFLSIDLGSNTVRFLLVDKNLRQIKVYENIIGAAHNLNKTGKISDQAIDTLYKTLEKADNLFNFKTQKHQGVATGAWRVAKNAKYILADIKEKFGLNFCIIKGKSEANLTFLGVKNSLKREGLNLKKCAFIDLGGASTEIGNKDRRKSFNFGIITFYENFKTLDKMQEAAKTTCMEAKIFLHSLNAHHIILTSGVPTTMAAYKIGQTYYNYDASKINKTRLSLDDIKSLTAEFLEISAQKADEIFGKNRQMLLVAGGVLLAEILKECDAELIVIDDGLREGIAVAYKDGNLSEFLIK, from the coding sequence ATGTTTTTAAGTATAGATTTAGGCTCAAACACCGTGCGTTTTTTGCTTGTCGATAAAAATTTAAGGCAAATAAAAGTTTATGAAAATATTATTGGCGCAGCTCATAATCTAAATAAAACTGGCAAAATTTCAGACCAAGCCATAGATACGCTCTATAAAACCCTTGAAAAAGCTGATAACCTTTTTAACTTCAAAACCCAAAAACACCAAGGCGTAGCAACTGGAGCATGGCGCGTAGCAAAAAATGCAAAATATATTCTAGCTGATATTAAGGAAAAATTTGGGTTAAATTTTTGCATTATAAAGGGAAAAAGCGAGGCAAATTTAACTTTTTTGGGAGTAAAAAATTCACTAAAAAGAGAGGGCTTGAATCTTAAAAAGTGCGCATTTATCGATCTTGGCGGGGCTAGTACTGAGATAGGAAATAAAGATAGGCGTAAAAGCTTTAACTTTGGCATCATAACATTTTATGAAAATTTTAAAACACTAGACAAAATGCAAGAAGCAGCAAAAACAACATGCATGGAAGCTAAAATTTTCCTACACTCACTAAATGCACACCACATCATTTTAACATCTGGCGTTCCTACAACAATGGCAGCATATAAAATAGGTCAAACATATTATAATTATGACGCCAGCAAGATAAACAAAACAAGATTAAGTCTTGATGATATAAAGAGTTTAACAGCTGAGTTTTTAGAAATATCAGCACAAAAAGCAGACGAGATATTTGGCAAAAACAGACAAATGCTCCTAGTAGCTGGTGGCGTACTTTTGGCTGAAATTTTAAAAGAGTGTGATGCCGAGCTAATCGTCATAGATGATGGTTTAAGAGAGGGGATAGCAGTGGCTTACAAAGATGGAAATTTAAGTGAATTTTTAATAAAATAA
- a CDS encoding SDR family NAD(P)-dependent oxidoreductase — protein sequence MKTTAFITGATSGFGEAIARRLSKEGYKIIALGRRKERLEKLANELGNTHIIACDIRDKEAVLKAVSELPENFKGIEILVNNAGLALGTNGVLDASIEDFEVMVDTNIKGLLYSTKAVLPLLKQSKNGYIFNLGSTAGAWPYPGSNVYGATKAFVKQFSRNIRNDLRGTNIRVTEIAPGLCKTEFSEVRFGGDKQKADAVYEGTNFITADDIAEILVNCLNMPPRVNINIVEAMANTQTWAGLHIEKL from the coding sequence ATGAAGACAACAGCATTTATAACTGGAGCAACAAGTGGTTTTGGTGAAGCTATAGCAAGAAGACTTAGTAAAGAGGGATATAAGATCATAGCTCTTGGACGCAGAAAAGAGCGTCTTGAAAAGCTTGCAAACGAGCTTGGCAACACGCACATTATAGCTTGCGATATAAGGGATAAAGAGGCTGTTTTAAAGGCGGTTAGTGAGCTTCCAGAAAATTTTAAGGGTATTGAAATTTTAGTAAATAACGCAGGTCTTGCTCTTGGCACTAATGGCGTTTTGGATGCTAGTATAGAGGATTTTGAGGTTATGGTAGATACAAATATCAAAGGACTTTTGTACTCAACAAAGGCTGTTTTGCCACTTTTAAAACAGAGCAAAAATGGCTATATCTTTAATCTCGGCTCAACTGCTGGTGCTTGGCCTTATCCTGGAAGTAATGTTTATGGTGCGACAAAGGCATTTGTAAAACAGTTTAGTAGAAATATCAGGAACGACCTTCGCGGTACAAATATCCGAGTAACTGAGATAGCACCTGGACTTTGCAAGACAGAATTTAGCGAAGTTAGGTTTGGTGGAGATAAGCAAAAAGCAGATGCTGTTTATGAGGGTACAAATTTTATCACAGCTGATGATATAGCTGAAATTTTAGTAAATTGCCTAAACATGCCACCTCGTGTTAATATAAACATCGTTGAAGCGATGGCAAATACCCAAACTTGGGCTGGTTTACATATAGAAAAGTTATAA
- a CDS encoding inorganic phosphate transporter, producing MGRENAIMSAGFLICLAFFSYWGYNYIPSEHHLLFFLTSVFGIFMAFNIGGNDVANSFGTSVGSKTLTLKQALIIAAIFELSGAIFAGAEVTGTIRNGIIKFPDSGVDPMKFVAIMTSALLSSGLWLFFASKKGLPVSTTHSIIGGIVGAGVVMGYTTYGGSEAFAMVSWKEIGRIAISWVISPLLGGALSYVVYGYIKGKIVEPTLMLKNSLKVLKKERKQYKENFIKSLAQKPHDEQIRTLSHMVLTDDDEVESIGYGEYRSQMRAMKEREKQIDTFAAIKKHVPFVAGFAAMMISIMMLFKGLKNLHLNFDVIETIWIVCVIGILAYLASFAIINLMLKNDSEKSINRIFSWFQIFTASAFAFSHGANDIANAVGPFAAIIDVLKTGAINEKSAVPDMAMLMFGIALVVGLWFLGKEVIGTIGSKLAEILPTTGFSAELASSIVILVATKLGIPVSSTHILIGAVIGIGILNKNANWAMVRPIILAWIITLPTAAVSSALFYMILKNFMGL from the coding sequence TTGGGACGCGAAAACGCCATTATGTCGGCTGGATTTTTAATCTGTTTGGCATTTTTTTCATACTGGGGATATAACTACATTCCATCTGAGCATCATCTCTTATTTTTTCTAACTAGTGTATTTGGTATATTTATGGCGTTTAATATCGGCGGGAACGATGTGGCAAATAGTTTTGGCACTAGTGTAGGCTCAAAGACGCTAACCTTAAAGCAAGCTTTGATAATAGCCGCTATTTTTGAGCTAAGCGGGGCTATATTTGCAGGCGCAGAGGTTACTGGAACTATACGAAATGGTATTATAAAATTCCCAGATAGTGGCGTTGATCCGATGAAATTTGTTGCCATTATGACCTCAGCACTTCTTAGCTCTGGACTTTGGCTATTTTTTGCCTCAAAAAAAGGTCTACCAGTCTCTACTACTCACTCAATCATTGGTGGTATAGTGGGAGCTGGTGTTGTTATGGGATATACAACTTATGGCGGAAGCGAGGCGTTTGCTATGGTTAGCTGGAAGGAGATAGGTCGTATAGCCATTAGTTGGGTTATCTCTCCACTGCTTGGTGGAGCACTCTCTTATGTTGTTTATGGATATATAAAAGGCAAAATAGTTGAACCTACTTTAATGCTTAAAAATTCTCTAAAAGTGCTAAAAAAAGAGCGTAAGCAGTATAAAGAAAATTTTATAAAATCTCTTGCACAAAAACCACATGATGAGCAGATACGCACACTTTCGCACATGGTTTTGACAGATGATGATGAAGTTGAAAGTATAGGATATGGCGAATATCGTTCACAAATGCGAGCCATGAAAGAGCGTGAAAAGCAGATAGATACATTTGCAGCCATTAAAAAGCATGTGCCGTTTGTTGCGGGGTTTGCAGCTATGATGATATCTATAATGATGCTTTTTAAAGGGCTTAAAAACTTACATCTAAATTTTGATGTCATAGAGACTATATGGATAGTGTGTGTGATAGGAATTTTAGCATATTTGGCTAGTTTTGCCATTATAAATTTGATGCTTAAAAATGACAGTGAAAAGAGCATAAACCGCATATTTTCATGGTTTCAAATTTTTACCGCTAGTGCCTTTGCTTTTTCTCATGGTGCAAACGACATTGCAAATGCTGTTGGACCATTTGCAGCCATCATAGATGTATTAAAAACTGGAGCTATAAACGAAAAGTCAGCAGTGCCTGATATGGCTATGCTGATGTTTGGTATCGCTCTTGTCGTTGGACTCTGGTTTTTGGGCAAGGAAGTTATAGGCACCATAGGCTCAAAGCTGGCTGAAATTTTACCGACCACTGGCTTTAGTGCCGAGCTTGCTTCAAGTATAGTTATTTTAGTTGCTACAAAGCTTGGCATACCTGTAAGCTCTACTCATATCCTTATCGGGGCGGTTATTGGTATCGGTATACTTAATAAAAATGCCAACTGGGCGATGGTGCGACCTATCATCTTGGCATGGATCATCACTTTGCCAACCGCAGCAGTAAGCTCTGCTTTATTTTATATGATACTTAAAAATTTTATGGGGCTTTGA
- a CDS encoding thiamine-phosphate kinase has product MDKEQFVINDFKNPFLGDDAAVVKDQVFSKDLFFEGTHFKREWMSLDEIGYKAMVVNFSDTIAMNAKPKFVLLGLGLPSSIKSSEILELNGGIKRACDEFGAKIIGGDTIKSDKIFISVSVIGELCSKPLLRSAVKNGDLIAYTGKLGSSLKTLNALLRTPKNGFRAGRKSRFFTPILRDKFLYKSAKFLNSAMDISDGLEQDLPKLCKSAKISYKFLKKPLKYELRSGEEYEVLFSFAPKNLAVIRKMAAKCRTKVKIIAKAVKGRCRNNVRKHHF; this is encoded by the coding sequence ATGGATAAAGAGCAGTTTGTTATAAATGACTTTAAAAACCCATTTTTAGGCGACGACGCTGCCGTTGTTAAAGATCAAGTCTTTAGCAAGGATCTGTTTTTTGAGGGCACGCACTTTAAACGCGAATGGATGAGCCTGGATGAGATCGGATATAAGGCGATGGTGGTAAATTTTTCAGATACGATCGCGATGAATGCAAAGCCAAAATTTGTCCTATTAGGACTTGGACTCCCAAGCTCTATAAAAAGCAGTGAAATTTTAGAGCTAAATGGCGGTATAAAAAGAGCTTGCGATGAGTTTGGCGCAAAAATCATCGGTGGAGATACGATAAAAAGCGATAAAATTTTTATAAGCGTAAGCGTGATAGGTGAGCTTTGCTCTAAGCCGCTTTTAAGAAGTGCGGTAAAAAATGGTGATCTTATAGCGTACACAGGAAAGCTAGGCAGTAGTTTAAAAACACTAAACGCGCTACTTAGAACGCCAAAAAATGGCTTTAGAGCAGGGCGAAAGTCTAGGTTTTTCACCCCTATTTTAAGGGATAAATTTTTATACAAATCAGCTAAGTTTTTAAACTCGGCGATGGATATAAGCGATGGCTTAGAACAAGATCTGCCAAAGCTTTGCAAGAGCGCCAAAATCTCATATAAATTTCTTAAAAAACCGCTAAAATACGAGCTTAGAAGCGGGGAGGAGTATGAGGTGCTATTTAGCTTTGCGCCCAAAAATTTAGCCGTCATACGCAAAATGGCTGCAAAGTGCAGAACAAAGGTAAAAATAATCGCAAAAGCAGTGAAAGGAAGATGTAGAAACAATGTCAGAAAACACCATTTTTAA
- a CDS encoding TPM domain-containing protein: MYKFLALFLIVGSIFGIDFPQLSGRVVDGAKILNQTTKDELEVTLENFEHNNSTQVVVATINSLQNKDIESYANELARAWGIGQKGKDNGVLLLVAPNERKVRIEVGYGLEGELTDAVAGLIIQRSILPKFRQNDYNAGIKDGVTSIIAAASGAFKTDGSDDENLPLSLMGALFGFALTFLGAILKSKAGKQIGFSLAFSGLLATFINDALAVAPFSAMGIGLFVCIFLVVYILIASAKPRQNNYTDDDDFGSSINGGFGGTNMGGSRSSFGSRSSRGGGFRGGGGGFGGGGSSGSW, from the coding sequence GTGTATAAATTTCTAGCTCTTTTTTTAATTGTTGGATCCATTTTTGGCATAGACTTTCCACAGCTTAGTGGTCGTGTTGTTGATGGTGCCAAAATTCTAAACCAAACTACAAAAGATGAGTTAGAAGTTACGCTTGAAAATTTTGAACACAATAACTCAACGCAAGTTGTTGTAGCTACTATAAATTCGCTACAAAATAAAGACATAGAAAGTTACGCAAATGAACTAGCAAGGGCATGGGGTATCGGACAAAAAGGCAAAGATAACGGAGTCTTGCTTCTTGTAGCTCCAAATGAGCGTAAAGTTCGCATAGAGGTTGGATATGGGCTTGAGGGCGAGCTAACAGACGCCGTAGCAGGATTGATAATACAACGATCGATTTTGCCAAAATTTCGACAAAATGACTACAACGCAGGCATAAAAGATGGTGTAACTAGTATAATAGCAGCCGCATCTGGAGCATTTAAGACAGATGGCAGCGATGATGAGAATTTACCCCTATCTTTAATGGGGGCACTTTTTGGTTTTGCGCTTACATTTTTAGGTGCGATACTTAAAAGTAAAGCTGGTAAGCAAATAGGCTTTTCTCTTGCATTTTCAGGACTTTTAGCAACCTTCATCAACGACGCCTTAGCGGTCGCGCCCTTTTCGGCGATGGGGATTGGGCTTTTTGTATGTATATTTTTAGTTGTCTATATTTTAATTGCAAGCGCGAAACCAAGGCAAAACAACTATACTGACGATGATGACTTTGGAAGCAGTATAAACGGTGGCTTTGGTGGCACAAACATGGGAGGCTCTCGTAGTAGCTTTGGCAGTAGAAGTAGTAGAGGTGGCGGATTTCGTGGTGGCGGAGGTGGCTTTGGTGGTGGAGGCTCTAGCGGAAGCTGGTAA